From a region of the Bradyrhizobium diazoefficiens genome:
- a CDS encoding amidase → MAEASTLSDTIGSLRDGTISALDVTESCLARIAEVDPRIEAWAFLDPDHARAQARALDEARANGRPMGPLHGIPVGVKDIFDTGDMPTEDGTVLHAGRRPRHDCTAVALLRQAGAVIMGKTVTTELALFTPGKTRHPHDPARTPGGSSSGSAAAVGSGMVPLAIGSQTNGSVIRPASFCGVVGYKPTHGLISRKGVLPLSRTLDHVGVFAGSVLDAALIAEAMMAYDPQDADMVLQSRAELSRVAAEEPPLPPTFAFAKTPVWSSAEESTQLAFAQLVDALGENVTEVELPSVFENAIELHRTIQDAELAVSYAPEYDNGRDRLSPRLCRIIEHGQQVLAADYIRAIARIPLLNLALDDIFNRYDAILTPAAPGEAPSGLETTGNPIFCTTWTLLGTPAITVPLLHGPNGMPVGIQLVGLRGNDARLLRSARWLSEFVAQQV, encoded by the coding sequence ATGGCTGAAGCATCGACTCTCTCCGACACGATTGGTTCGCTGCGCGACGGCACCATCAGCGCGCTGGACGTGACCGAATCTTGCCTGGCCCGGATTGCTGAGGTCGATCCTAGGATCGAAGCCTGGGCTTTTCTCGATCCCGACCACGCCCGGGCGCAGGCTCGCGCGCTTGACGAGGCCCGCGCCAATGGTCGGCCGATGGGACCGCTCCACGGCATTCCTGTCGGCGTGAAGGATATCTTCGACACCGGCGACATGCCAACGGAGGACGGTACGGTGCTGCACGCCGGTCGCCGTCCCCGCCATGATTGCACCGCGGTCGCTCTGCTGCGTCAGGCCGGCGCGGTGATCATGGGCAAGACGGTGACCACCGAACTCGCCTTGTTTACCCCCGGCAAGACCCGTCATCCGCACGATCCGGCGCGCACGCCCGGCGGCTCCTCGAGCGGGTCGGCGGCGGCGGTGGGCTCGGGCATGGTGCCGCTGGCCATCGGATCGCAGACCAACGGCTCCGTCATCCGTCCCGCCTCCTTCTGCGGGGTGGTCGGCTATAAGCCGACGCATGGCCTGATCTCGCGCAAAGGCGTCCTGCCCTTATCGCGCACGCTTGATCATGTGGGCGTCTTTGCCGGCAGCGTCCTCGATGCGGCGCTCATCGCCGAGGCGATGATGGCATACGATCCGCAGGATGCGGATATGGTACTGCAATCGCGCGCCGAGCTCAGTCGCGTTGCAGCCGAAGAGCCGCCGTTGCCGCCGACCTTCGCCTTCGCCAAGACCCCGGTCTGGAGCAGTGCCGAGGAGAGCACACAATTAGCATTCGCACAGCTGGTGGACGCGCTCGGCGAGAATGTCACCGAGGTTGAGCTGCCGTCCGTGTTTGAGAATGCGATTGAACTACATCGCACCATCCAGGATGCAGAATTGGCTGTGAGCTACGCGCCGGAATACGACAACGGTCGCGATAGGCTCAGCCCGCGGCTATGCCGGATCATCGAGCACGGGCAGCAGGTGCTTGCCGCCGACTACATTCGAGCAATCGCCCGTATCCCGCTGCTTAACCTCGCTCTCGATGACATTTTCAACCGTTATGATGCGATTCTGACGCCGGCGGCCCCTGGGGAGGCTCCATCAGGGCTGGAGACTACCGGCAACCCGATATTCTGCACCACTTGGACTTTGCTCGGGACGCCGGCGATCACGGTCCCGCTGCTACACGGCCCCAACGGGATGCCGGTCGGGATCCAGCTCGTGGGCC
- a CDS encoding TRAP transporter large permease subunit: MTGGEVGLLMISMFILTILLGFPIVFTLMGMGVFFGYYAYATPDQLDHIFQNRIFDLLVQNTFSILSNDTLTAVPLFLFMGYVVERANILDRLFFSIQIAARRVPASLAVATLITCALFATAVGIVGAVVTLMGLLAFPAMLRAGYDPKLAAGVVCAGGCLGIMIPPSILLILYAATAGESVVKLYAGAFVPGFILAGFYILYVIGRAIINPKLAPALPEDQSRIPLIEVALALLTSFFPLAILIFSVLGAILFGLATPTEAAAVGSFGSLALAAGYRELDFPRLKEAVYLTARTSAMVTFLFVGSWTFASVFAYLGGQGLVEDLIKGLNMNRVEFLLLTQFIIFLLGWPLEWTEIIIIFVPIFLPLLPYFHVDPIVFGILVALNIQTSFNTPPMAMAAYYLKGVAPPEVRLTQIFGGSLPFVFLVFITMALVYIFPDTVLWLPRQLYAR, from the coding sequence ATGACCGGTGGCGAAGTCGGACTGCTGATGATCAGCATGTTCATCCTTACGATTCTGCTCGGCTTCCCGATCGTGTTTACCCTCATGGGTATGGGCGTGTTCTTCGGCTACTACGCCTATGCGACGCCGGATCAGCTTGATCACATTTTCCAGAATCGCATTTTCGATCTTCTGGTGCAAAACACGTTCAGCATTCTCAGCAACGACACTCTGACCGCAGTGCCGTTATTTCTGTTCATGGGCTACGTGGTTGAACGCGCCAATATTCTCGACCGGCTGTTCTTCAGCATCCAGATCGCGGCGCGGCGCGTCCCCGCTTCCCTGGCCGTGGCGACGCTGATCACCTGCGCGCTGTTCGCGACTGCGGTCGGCATTGTCGGCGCGGTGGTTACACTGATGGGACTGCTCGCCTTTCCGGCCATGCTGAGGGCAGGATATGACCCCAAGCTGGCGGCCGGCGTGGTGTGTGCCGGCGGCTGCCTTGGAATCATGATTCCGCCCAGCATTCTCTTGATTCTGTACGCGGCCACCGCCGGCGAATCGGTGGTCAAGCTCTATGCCGGCGCTTTCGTTCCGGGCTTCATTCTGGCCGGATTCTACATCCTTTACGTGATCGGGCGCGCGATCATCAATCCGAAGCTCGCGCCAGCGCTGCCGGAAGACCAGAGCCGTATCCCGCTCATCGAGGTCGCGCTCGCGCTCCTGACCTCATTTTTTCCGCTGGCTATCCTGATCTTCTCGGTGCTTGGGGCGATCTTGTTCGGCCTCGCAACGCCGACGGAAGCCGCGGCCGTTGGCTCCTTTGGCAGCCTGGCGCTGGCCGCGGGCTACCGCGAGCTCGATTTCCCGCGCTTGAAAGAGGCGGTGTATCTGACTGCGCGTACTTCAGCGATGGTGACCTTTCTGTTCGTCGGCTCCTGGACCTTTGCGTCCGTATTTGCCTATCTCGGCGGTCAGGGCTTGGTCGAAGATCTGATCAAGGGTCTCAACATGAACAGGGTCGAGTTTCTGTTGCTGACCCAGTTCATTATTTTTCTGCTTGGCTGGCCGCTGGAGTGGACGGAGATCATCATCATCTTCGTGCCGATCTTCCTGCCGTTACTGCCCTATTTCCACGTCGATCCGATCGTGTTTGGCATCCTGGTCGCGTTGAACATCCAGACTTCGTTCAATACGCCGCCGATGGCGATGGCCGCGTACTACCTCAAGGGCGTTGCGCCGCCGGAGGTACGGCTCACGCAGATCTTCGGCGGCTCGCTGCCGTTTGTGTTCCTGGTGTTTATCACTATGGCCCTGGTCTACATTTTCCCGGACACAGTGCTCTGGCTTCCGCGTCAGCTCTATGCCAGATGA
- a CDS encoding TRAP transporter small permease subunit: MLGYIGVVDRISIAIGKAFGWFILIMTFGTSYEVFVRYVLSNPTIWAYDLSYNMYGALFFMAGAYTLSRNAHVRGDVVYRLWSPRTQAAVDLVLYVLFFYPGVLALTLAGYNYAGESWRYQEVSVYSPADIPIFPLKTLIPVGGALLLMQGLAEVFRCVVCLRTGSWPPRAQDVEELETAILHEREFAARHETEPDRQSAATQEKQS, from the coding sequence ATGCTTGGCTACATCGGGGTTGTCGATCGCATTAGCATCGCGATCGGAAAGGCCTTTGGCTGGTTCATCCTGATTATGACGTTCGGCACCAGCTACGAGGTCTTCGTCCGCTACGTACTCTCCAATCCGACCATCTGGGCCTACGATCTTTCGTACAATATGTACGGCGCCTTGTTCTTCATGGCTGGCGCCTACACGCTGTCGCGCAATGCCCACGTACGCGGAGACGTGGTCTACCGACTCTGGTCGCCCCGCACGCAAGCCGCCGTAGATCTGGTCCTCTACGTCCTGTTCTTCTATCCGGGTGTGCTGGCATTGACGCTCGCCGGCTACAATTACGCGGGGGAGTCGTGGCGCTATCAGGAAGTCAGCGTCTATAGTCCCGCCGATATTCCGATCTTTCCGTTGAAGACCTTGATCCCCGTCGGCGGCGCGCTGTTGCTGATGCAAGGGCTTGCCGAGGTATTCCGCTGTGTCGTCTGCCTGCGTACCGGAAGCTGGCCTCCGCGCGCCCAGGACGTCGAGGAGCTTGAGACCGCGATCCTGCACGAGCGCGAATTTGCTGCCAGACATGAAACTGAGCCTGACCGGCAATCGGCCGCCACCCAGGAGAAGCAATCATGA
- a CDS encoding TRAP transporter substrate-binding protein produces MSKANATSATRRKFLGGAAIAGVATMAMPQVSRAQTVTLKMQGSWGAGDIFNDMAKQYVETVNEMGAPRLKIDYLNAGAVVKPFEVQDAVHKGVLDGGHLVPAYWFGKNRAASLFGTGPCYGWNAHQFLAWVYNGDGHKLYEELTQKKLGLNIVGWFLMPMPTQPLGWFKFEPKSPADLKNLKYRTVGLATNVMQEMGLKVTQLPGGEIMPAMEKGVIEAFEYNNPTSDRRFGAADVAKVYMMSSYHQPSEVLEIEFNKTKFESLAKEQQAILRHAVESASSTNLWLAYPQYGKDLQALIHNDGVKVHRTPESILNAQLDAWDKVVDQYSESNEWFKKISDNQKAWAKDVAYYELLNAHDTKLAYNHYYAKEQPLGF; encoded by the coding sequence ATGTCCAAAGCAAATGCGACGTCTGCAACCCGCCGGAAATTCCTCGGCGGCGCTGCTATCGCCGGCGTGGCGACGATGGCCATGCCGCAGGTCTCGCGCGCGCAAACCGTGACCCTGAAGATGCAGGGTTCATGGGGCGCTGGTGATATCTTCAACGATATGGCGAAGCAATATGTCGAGACGGTCAATGAAATGGGCGCGCCGCGCCTGAAGATCGACTATCTCAATGCTGGAGCTGTGGTGAAGCCGTTCGAGGTGCAGGACGCGGTGCATAAGGGGGTGCTCGACGGCGGCCATCTGGTTCCGGCTTATTGGTTCGGCAAGAACCGGGCCGCTTCTCTTTTTGGTACCGGTCCCTGCTACGGCTGGAATGCACACCAGTTCCTGGCCTGGGTCTATAATGGCGACGGCCACAAGCTCTACGAGGAACTAACGCAGAAAAAGCTCGGGCTCAACATCGTCGGCTGGTTCCTCATGCCGATGCCGACCCAGCCGCTCGGATGGTTCAAGTTCGAGCCGAAGAGTCCGGCCGATCTGAAAAATCTGAAATACCGCACCGTCGGTCTCGCCACCAACGTCATGCAGGAGATGGGCCTGAAGGTCACGCAGCTTCCCGGCGGCGAAATCATGCCCGCCATGGAAAAGGGTGTCATCGAGGCATTCGAGTACAACAACCCGACCTCGGATCGCCGCTTCGGCGCCGCCGATGTCGCCAAGGTCTACATGATGAGCTCCTATCACCAGCCTTCGGAAGTGCTGGAGATCGAGTTCAACAAGACCAAGTTCGAGTCGCTGGCCAAGGAGCAGCAGGCAATCCTGCGCCACGCCGTGGAGTCGGCTTCATCGACGAACCTGTGGTTGGCCTATCCGCAATACGGAAAGGACTTGCAGGCGCTCATCCATAACGATGGCGTGAAGGTCCACCGCACGCCCGAGTCGATCCTCAACGCTCAGCTCGATGCCTGGGACAAGGTGGTCGACCAATACAGCGAAAGCAACGAGTGGTTCAAGAAGATCAGCGACAACCAGAAGGCTTGGGCGAAGGATGTCGCCTACTACGAGCTGCTGAACGCGCACGACACCAAGCTGGCCTACAACCATTATTACGCCAAGGAACAGCCGCTCGGCTTCTGA
- a CDS encoding ABC transporter ATP-binding protein/permease, giving the protein MKNISATLATVWRIAMPYFRSDDKWAGLGLLAAVVAMELALVAINVLVNQWQNRFYTALQAYDLDAFVTQIWIFLGLAFTFVALAVYKLYLNQWLQIRWRQWLTRHYLGEWLDGATHYRMQLRGEAADNPDQRITEDVKTFVEQTLTIGLGLLSSIVTLASFVVILWGLSNKAPLHIYGTDVVIPGFLVWSALVYAILGTALTHWIGVPLVNLNFEQQRFEADFRFNLVRVRENSEQIALLKGERAERGRLLHRFGFVIANWYAIMSRTKRLTAFTASYQQAAVVFPYVMVAPAFFARRIQLGDMMQTGSAFGSVQDALSFFVTAYRSLAEWRAVVARLDGFEMSVGAAVDVAAHEPTIGVAPSGRSKAIALQQLLVKLPNGTPLVTADAFTIQPSERVLVTGPSGSGKSTLFRAVAGIWPFGTGTISIPENARLMMLPQRPYFPVGPLGDAVIYPAEHGSIPPEKIRDALIAVGLRRLADRLEEDGHWNRILSLGEQQRLGLARALLHVPDYLFLDEATASLDEPSEERLYRLLTERLAQTTIVSIGHRSTLDAFHTRKVALVEDGDIHILGKAGEPARAEPTERAEM; this is encoded by the coding sequence GTGAAGAACATCAGCGCCACGCTCGCGACCGTCTGGCGAATCGCCATGCCCTATTTCCGATCGGACGACAAATGGGCCGGCCTCGGCCTGCTCGCCGCCGTCGTCGCGATGGAGCTGGCGCTGGTCGCGATCAATGTCCTCGTCAATCAGTGGCAGAACCGGTTCTACACCGCGCTCCAGGCCTACGACCTCGATGCGTTCGTTACGCAGATCTGGATCTTCCTCGGCCTCGCCTTCACCTTCGTCGCGCTGGCCGTCTACAAGCTTTACCTGAACCAGTGGCTGCAGATCCGCTGGCGACAGTGGCTGACGCGACACTATCTCGGCGAATGGCTCGACGGAGCCACGCACTACCGCATGCAGCTCAGGGGCGAGGCCGCCGACAACCCGGACCAGCGCATCACCGAGGACGTCAAGACCTTCGTCGAGCAAACGCTGACCATCGGGCTCGGCTTGCTGTCATCGATCGTGACGCTGGCATCGTTCGTGGTCATCCTCTGGGGCCTGTCGAACAAGGCGCCTCTGCACATTTACGGCACCGATGTCGTCATCCCCGGTTTTCTGGTGTGGTCTGCGCTGGTTTACGCGATCCTGGGCACCGCGTTGACGCACTGGATCGGTGTACCGCTCGTCAATCTCAATTTCGAGCAGCAGCGCTTTGAAGCCGATTTCCGCTTCAACCTGGTCCGGGTGCGCGAAAATTCCGAGCAGATCGCGCTCCTGAAGGGTGAACGTGCCGAGCGAGGGCGCCTGTTGCACCGCTTCGGCTTCGTCATCGCCAACTGGTACGCGATCATGAGCCGGACCAAGCGCCTCACGGCATTCACGGCAAGCTATCAGCAGGCGGCGGTGGTCTTTCCCTATGTGATGGTCGCGCCCGCCTTCTTCGCCAGGAGAATCCAGCTCGGCGACATGATGCAGACCGGCTCGGCATTCGGCAGCGTGCAGGATGCGCTGTCCTTCTTCGTCACGGCCTACCGCTCGCTCGCCGAATGGCGCGCGGTGGTTGCCCGTCTCGACGGCTTCGAGATGTCGGTCGGCGCAGCCGTCGACGTCGCGGCGCACGAGCCAACCATTGGCGTTGCGCCGTCCGGCCGCAGCAAGGCGATCGCCCTCCAGCAGTTGCTGGTGAAGCTGCCGAACGGCACGCCGCTGGTCACGGCCGATGCCTTCACGATCCAGCCGTCGGAGCGGGTGCTGGTGACCGGGCCATCGGGCTCCGGCAAGTCGACGCTATTCCGCGCCGTCGCCGGCATCTGGCCGTTCGGCACCGGGACGATCTCCATCCCCGAGAACGCCCGGCTGATGATGCTGCCGCAGCGGCCGTATTTCCCGGTCGGCCCGCTTGGCGACGCCGTCATCTACCCGGCCGAGCACGGCTCCATCCCGCCCGAGAAGATCCGCGACGCGTTGATTGCAGTCGGCCTGCGGCGGCTGGCGGACCGGCTCGAGGAGGACGGTCACTGGAATCGGATACTGTCGCTCGGCGAACAGCAACGCCTTGGGCTTGCTCGCGCGCTGCTGCACGTGCCGGACTATCTATTCCTCGACGAGGCGACTGCCTCGCTGGACGAGCCGTCTGAGGAGCGGCTCTATCGGCTGCTGACGGAGAGGCTGGCACAGACCACCATCGTCTCGATCGGCCATCGCTCGACGCTGGACGCCTTCCATACCCGCAAGGTGGCGTTGGTGGAGGACGGCGATATCCACATCCTTGGCAAAGCGGGCGAGCCGGCCCGGGCGGAGCCAACCGAACGCGCTGAGATGTGA
- a CDS encoding TorF family putative porin, whose protein sequence is MKKLALLATALAMVTGSAFAADMPVKAMRAPPPLAFEPWDIAFGGAIMSDYVFRGVTQSNHKPSVAAYFEPRYNVTKDLQLYVGVAGESISFANRAAAEIDVYGGIRPTFGAFAFDIGVWGYLYPGGTCYYGAAADFAGNPLSAECAANALVNGNVIKKDVSFFEVYGKMTYTVNDNWAFGINEFYSPNFLNTGAWGNYTSITGKWTAPSATFGASGVGMYVSGEFGRQWFGTSDSFYGVPAFPNGIKYADYNTWNIGIGFTYKVVTLDLRYSDTDMSKGDCNAFTSDFTAGGTTNVTPINPTGAGSNWCGAAGIAKLSFDLTAMTNLK, encoded by the coding sequence ATGAAGAAATTGGCTTTGTTGGCAACGGCGCTGGCAATGGTGACGGGTTCGGCTTTCGCGGCAGACATGCCGGTCAAGGCAATGAGAGCCCCGCCGCCGCTCGCCTTTGAACCCTGGGACATCGCCTTCGGCGGCGCGATCATGAGCGACTACGTCTTCCGCGGTGTCACCCAGTCCAATCACAAGCCGTCGGTGGCGGCCTATTTCGAGCCGCGCTACAACGTCACCAAGGACCTCCAGCTCTACGTTGGAGTCGCGGGTGAGAGCATCTCCTTCGCCAATCGCGCTGCAGCCGAGATCGACGTCTACGGCGGTATCCGCCCGACCTTCGGTGCGTTCGCGTTCGACATCGGCGTCTGGGGTTATCTGTATCCCGGCGGCACTTGCTACTACGGCGCTGCCGCCGACTTTGCAGGCAATCCGCTCAGCGCGGAGTGCGCCGCCAACGCTTTGGTGAACGGCAACGTCATAAAGAAGGACGTCAGCTTCTTCGAAGTCTACGGCAAGATGACCTACACGGTGAACGACAACTGGGCGTTCGGCATCAACGAGTTCTACTCGCCGAACTTCCTCAACACCGGTGCTTGGGGCAACTACACCTCGATCACCGGCAAGTGGACGGCACCGAGCGCCACTTTCGGTGCGAGTGGCGTCGGCATGTATGTCTCCGGTGAGTTCGGTCGCCAGTGGTTTGGCACGTCGGACAGCTTCTACGGCGTCCCCGCGTTCCCGAACGGCATCAAATACGCCGACTACAACACCTGGAACATCGGTATCGGCTTCACTTACAAGGTGGTGACGCTGGACCTGCGTTACTCCGATACCGACATGAGCAAGGGTGACTGTAACGCCTTCACCAGCGACTTCACCGCCGGTGGCACGACCAACGTGACCCCGATCAATCCAACCGGTGCCGGCTCGAACTGGTGCGGCGCGGCAGGTATCGCCAAATTGTCGTTCGACCTGACGGCGATGACAAACCTGAAGTAA
- a CDS encoding histone has product MAKAKKKKSKKVKKAKKAVAAKKSAKKTVKKSAKKSAKKSAKKSAKKSSKKAAKKAVNKSARKAAKPAAPKKAAKKAAPKKAKAAPAPKPSAPAAAPAPEPVAETSWAMPSSSAGAAPAEEQG; this is encoded by the coding sequence ATGGCGAAAGCGAAGAAGAAGAAAAGCAAGAAAGTCAAAAAGGCAAAGAAGGCTGTAGCGGCGAAGAAGTCCGCGAAGAAGACAGTCAAGAAATCTGCGAAAAAATCTGCCAAGAAATCTGCCAAGAAGTCGGCCAAGAAATCTTCGAAGAAGGCGGCCAAGAAGGCTGTGAACAAGTCGGCCAGGAAGGCGGCCAAGCCGGCTGCACCGAAGAAGGCCGCGAAGAAGGCAGCACCGAAGAAGGCGAAGGCAGCTCCCGCGCCGAAGCCGTCAGCGCCGGCGGCAGCTCCGGCTCCCGAGCCGGTAGCCGAGACAAGCTGGGCGATGCCTTCGTCTTCTGCGGGAGCCGCGCCGGCCGAGGAGCAAGGCTAG
- the glcF gene encoding glycolate oxidase subunit GlcF, whose translation MKTEFSLAQLADPDIAEADKILRACVHCGFCTATCPTYVLLGDELDSPRGRIYLIKEMLEKDQAPTAEVVKHVDRCLSCLACMTTCPSGVNYMHLVDQARVRIEQRYRRPLAERLLRQVLAFVLPDPQRFRVSMALARLARPLAVFLPTPRPSATPGLIQRIKAMLALAPNRLPSPGPRPGSVFAALGKRRGRVALLQGCAQQVLAPRINQAAISLLTRHGVEVVLVRDEQCCGALTHHLGNDHDALARARANVAAWRKEAAGEGLDAILVTASGCGTVIKDYGYLLREDAAFAVDAATISALAKDITEYVAGLGLQQVARQDSVVVAYHSACSLQHGQKITDLPKELLSKNGFVVKDVPESHLCCGSAGTYNILQPELAGRLRDRKVANIASVKPDMIAAGNIGCMVQIASGTSVPVVHTIELLDWATGGSRPALNAQV comes from the coding sequence ATGAAGACCGAATTCTCACTCGCCCAGCTCGCCGATCCCGATATCGCGGAAGCCGACAAGATCCTGCGCGCCTGCGTCCATTGCGGCTTCTGCACCGCAACCTGTCCGACCTATGTGCTGCTCGGCGACGAACTCGATAGCCCGCGCGGCCGCATCTATCTGATCAAGGAGATGCTGGAGAAGGATCAGGCCCCGACAGCCGAGGTGGTCAAGCATGTCGATCGCTGCCTTTCTTGCCTGGCCTGCATGACGACCTGCCCGTCCGGGGTGAACTACATGCACCTCGTCGACCAGGCCCGGGTCAGGATCGAGCAGCGCTATCGCCGGCCGCTGGCCGAGCGACTGTTGCGTCAGGTGCTGGCCTTCGTCCTGCCGGACCCGCAACGCTTTCGCGTCAGCATGGCGCTGGCGCGGCTGGCTCGTCCGCTCGCCGTGTTCCTGCCGACGCCGCGGCCCTCGGCCACACCCGGCCTGATCCAGCGCATCAAGGCGATGCTGGCGCTGGCCCCGAACCGGCTGCCGTCGCCCGGCCCCCGCCCGGGCAGCGTGTTCGCAGCGCTGGGCAAGAGGCGCGGCCGGGTCGCGCTGCTCCAGGGCTGCGCCCAGCAGGTCCTGGCGCCGCGCATCAACCAGGCGGCCATCAGCCTTCTCACCCGCCACGGCGTCGAGGTCGTGCTGGTCAGGGACGAGCAGTGCTGCGGCGCGCTGACCCATCACCTCGGCAACGACCATGATGCATTGGCGCGGGCGCGAGCCAACGTCGCGGCGTGGCGGAAGGAAGCGGCCGGGGAGGGGCTCGACGCCATCCTGGTGACGGCGTCCGGCTGCGGCACGGTGATCAAGGACTACGGCTATCTCCTGCGCGAGGACGCTGCGTTCGCGGTCGACGCTGCGACGATCTCTGCGCTCGCCAAGGACATCACGGAATACGTCGCCGGCCTCGGATTACAGCAGGTCGCACGGCAAGACAGCGTCGTCGTCGCCTATCACTCCGCGTGTTCGTTGCAGCATGGGCAGAAAATCACGGACCTTCCGAAAGAATTGCTTTCCAAGAATGGATTCGTGGTGAAAGATGTGCCGGAGAGCCATTTGTGTTGCGGTTCGGCGGGGACCTACAACATTCTCCAGCCCGAGCTTGCGGGCCGGTTGCGCGATCGCAAGGTCGCCAACATCGCGAGCGTCAAGCCGGACATGATTGCCGCGGGCAATATCGGCTGCATGGTGCAGATTGCCAGTGGCACGTCAGTTCCGGTCGTACACACGATTGAGCTTCTCGATTGGGCTACGGGCGGGTCGCGGCCGGCACTGAACGCGCAAGTTTGA
- a CDS encoding FAD-binding protein, with protein MDTLRVRDAKDVEEVVRAAIANEQPLEIVGHGSKRAIGHAMATNAVLDVSALNAVTSYEPNELIVTLQAGAPLNDVLSLIDAKNQQFAFEPMNTAPLLGTPALGTIGGMIAAGLAGPRRIRAGGARDHLLGAHAVSGFGDSFKTGGKVVKNVTGYDLCKLLAGSWGTLSVMTEVTLKVMPKPEAERTLLLHGLDDATANKAMTAALGSPFDVSGAAHLAKSAFRAKTEELGDLAGGGEALTVLRLEGIAASAVHRAGSLREWLAPFGTATLIEEVASAALWATIRDVLPFAASGALGAWPVWRIVCPPASGALLGAQLARETGGDVIYDWGGGLIWAALPPKPDAHAPVVRARANAAGGHATLIRAAEDVRRMIDVFHPQAPGIAALSERVRASFDPKSVFNRGRLTRGAC; from the coding sequence GTGGACACGCTCAGGGTCAGAGACGCCAAAGACGTCGAAGAGGTGGTGCGCGCGGCGATTGCCAATGAGCAGCCGCTCGAGATCGTCGGTCATGGCTCCAAGCGCGCGATCGGCCATGCGATGGCAACCAATGCCGTGCTCGACGTCTCCGCGCTCAATGCCGTCACCTCCTACGAGCCGAACGAACTGATCGTCACGCTCCAGGCCGGTGCGCCGCTTAACGACGTGCTGTCGTTGATCGATGCCAAGAACCAGCAATTCGCCTTCGAGCCGATGAACACCGCGCCGCTGCTCGGCACGCCCGCGCTCGGGACCATTGGCGGCATGATCGCGGCCGGGCTTGCCGGTCCGCGCCGCATCAGGGCGGGCGGGGCGCGCGACCACCTCCTGGGAGCGCATGCCGTTTCGGGTTTCGGAGACAGCTTCAAGACCGGCGGCAAGGTGGTGAAGAACGTCACCGGCTACGATCTTTGCAAGCTGCTGGCGGGGTCCTGGGGCACGCTGTCGGTGATGACCGAGGTCACGCTGAAGGTGATGCCCAAGCCGGAAGCCGAGCGGACGCTGCTGCTGCACGGGCTCGACGATGCCACCGCCAACAAGGCGATGACCGCGGCGCTCGGCTCGCCCTTCGATGTCTCCGGTGCGGCGCATCTGGCGAAATCGGCGTTCCGGGCCAAGACCGAAGAGCTTGGCGATCTCGCAGGGGGGGGCGAGGCGCTGACCGTGCTGCGGCTCGAGGGTATCGCGGCTTCCGCCGTGCACCGCGCCGGATCGCTGCGCGAATGGCTGGCCCCGTTCGGAACCGCGACACTGATCGAGGAAGTGGCATCTGCGGCGCTGTGGGCCACGATCCGTGACGTGCTGCCGTTCGCGGCCAGCGGTGCGCTCGGCGCCTGGCCGGTCTGGCGAATCGTCTGCCCGCCGGCCTCAGGCGCGTTGCTCGGCGCGCAATTGGCACGCGAGACGGGGGGCGATGTGATCTACGATTGGGGCGGCGGGCTGATCTGGGCGGCGCTCCCGCCGAAGCCGGACGCGCATGCCCCGGTCGTGCGTGCGCGTGCCAACGCGGCTGGCGGGCATGCAACGCTGATCCGGGCGGCCGAGGACGTCAGGCGCATGATCGACGTATTTCATCCGCAGGCGCCCGGCATTGCCGCCTTAAGCGAGCGGGTGCGCGCCAGTTTCGATCCAAAGTCCGTTTTCAACCGGGGACGGCTGACGCGAGGCGCTTGCTGA